From Coffea arabica cultivar ET-39 chromosome 2e, Coffea Arabica ET-39 HiFi, whole genome shotgun sequence, the proteins below share one genomic window:
- the LOC113732026 gene encoding uncharacterized protein: protein MPPRAAKKLPPGPGSKRGGRGGRGAGRAQAKAQEPVDEPIKVEEVRAVEYKRSPPPPFTVAESKKEAKLEKEPEVKSVDNGVASRRKDDDVKESGDEFERGERLDLEDNDPEYEPEEYGSVDYDEKEIEQEDAREELDEIEEDPVEEEADIVEEEIEDVQEELEGEEDDEHDVEERAEMVDNEEEEDHHELVKERRKRKEFEIFVGGLDKDATEDDLRKVFSEVGEVTEVRLMMNPQTKKNKGFAFLRFATVGQAKRACSELKNPVVHGKQCGVTPSQDSDTLFLGNICKTWTKEALKEKLKQYGIENIEDLTLVEDSNNDGLNRGFAFLEFSSRSDAMDAFKRLQKRDVVFGVDRPAKVSFADSFIDPGDEIMAQVKTVFVDGIPSSWDEDQVRKLLKTYGDIEKVELARNMPSAKRKDFGFVTFTTHDAAVTCAKSINNEELGEGDSKAKVRARLSRPLQRGKGKHIARGDYRPGRGPVRAVRGPWSRPVPHAIPVRGTRGVPPRMPPVVDRGFRRPAGFRDRRPVMDIPPPRARAVAPPPRSYERRPPVEPYPKSSLKRDYGRREELPPRSRAAAEYSSRVPADRRASYREDYSSRGSGYPDLSRVPSRPVPRRDYVDDGYGQRYDRPPPAYRESRGREYDSMPGSKRPYSALDDVPPRYVEAGVRQSRARLDYDLSGSGSASQYGDAYGDRLGRSSVGYGGSRSSMSSQDSHGLYGGRQAMGYGGGSYSGSDVSGMYSSGFSGDYMPRGSDVGGSSYSSLYSGRGMGGSSYMGSGGSGSYY, encoded by the exons ATGCCTCCAAGAGCGGCGAAGAAATTGCCCCCGGGGCCGGGGTCAAAGAGGGGTGGAAGAGGCGGGAGAGGGGCCGGGAGGGCCCAAGCCAAAGCGCAAGAGCCCGTTGATGAACCTATCAAAGTAGAGGAGGTACGTGCCGTGGAATATAAAAGGTCACCGCCGCCACCTTTCACGGTGGCGGAGTCGAAGAAAGAGGCGAAGTTGGAGAAGGAGCCTGAGGTTAAATCAGTGGACAACGGAGTTGCTTCTCGGAGAA AAGATGACGATGTGAAAGAGTCTGGTGATGAGTTTGAAAGGGGTGAGAGGTTAGATTTGGAGGATAATGATCCTGAGTATGAGCCAGAAGAGTATGGCAGTGTTGACTATGATGAGAAGGAAATTGAGCAGGAGGATGCTCGAGAAGAATTGGATGAAATagaagaagaccctgttgaggaAGAGGCTGACATAGTTGAGGAGGAAATTgaagatgttcaagaggagctTGAGGGTGAGGAAGATGATGAGCATGATGTTGAGGAGCGTGCTGAGATGGTTgacaatgaagaagaagaggaccACCATGAGCTTGTCAAAGAAAGGCGCAAGAGAAAGGAGTTTGAGATTTTTGTTGGGGGTTTAGACAAGGATGCTACTGAGGATGATCTTAGGAAAGTCTTCAGTGAAGTTGGTGAGGTTACTGAAGTTAGGCTGATGATGAATCCTCAGACTAAGAAGAACAAGGGATTTGCCTTCCTCCGTTTTGCAACTGTAGGACAAGCTAAACGAGCTTGTTCAGAGCTCAAAAATCCAGTG GTGCATGGAAAGCAATGTGGTGTTACTCCAAGTCAAGACAGTGATACTCTATTCCTGGGTAATATTTGCAAAACGTGGACAAAGGAGGCT TTGAAAGAGAAGTTAAAGCAGTATGGCATTGAAAACATTGAGGATCTTACATTGGTTGAGGACAGTAACAATGATGGACTGAATCGAGGCTTTGCTTTTCTTGAGTTTTCTTCTCGTTCTGATGCCATGGATGCTTTTAAACGTTTACAGAAGAGAGATGTTGTGTTTGGAGTTGATAGGCCTGCTAAGGTTTCTTTTGCAGATTCCTTCATTGACCCTGGTGATGAGATCATGGCTCAG GTGAAAACGGTTTTTGTGGATGGGATTCCCTCTTCTTGGGATGAGGATCAAGTACGTAAACTTCTGAAGACCTATGGTGATATTGAAAAGGTTGAGCTTGCACGCAACATGCCATCGgccaaaagaaaggattttgGATTTGTCACGTTTACCACCCATGATGCTGCAGTTACATGTGCCAAAAGCATCAATAACGAAGAGCTGGGTGAAGGAGATAGCAAG GCAAAAGTTAGGGCCAGATTGTCTAGGCCACTTCAGAGGGGCAAAGGAAAACATATTGCTCGTGGGGACTATCGACCTGGCCGTGGGCCTGTTCGGGCTGTAAGGGGTCCATGGAGCCGTCCAGTTCCACATGCTATCCCTGTTCGTGGAACAAGAGGTGTTCCACCACGTATGCCACCTGTTGTGGATCGTGGATTTAGAAGGCCTGCTGGTTTCAGAGATAGACGCCCAGTTATGGACATTCCACCACCTAGGGCCAGAGCTGTGGCTCCCCCTCCAAGGTCCTATGAGAGGAGACCACCTG TTGAACCATATCCTAAGAGTAGCTTGAAAAGGGATTATGGTCGCCGTGAAGAGCTTCCACCAAGGAGTAGAGCAGCTGCAGAGTATAGTTCTAGAGTTCCTGCTGACAGGCGTGCATCATATAGGGAAGACTATTCATCTCGTGGATCTGGCTACCCTGATCTGTCTAGAGTTCCTTCTCGTCCAGTGCCAAGAAGGGATTATGTTGATGATGGTTATGGGCAAAGATATGATAGGCCACCTCCAGCCTACCGTGAAAGCCGTGGCCGGGAATACGATTCAATGCCTGGGTCAAAGCGTCCATACAGTGCCTTG GATGACGTACCTCCACGCTATGTGGAGGCAGGGGTACGCCAATCTCGTGCTCGTTTGGATTATGATCTTAGTGGCAGTGGCAGTGCTTCTCAATATGGGGATGCTTATGGTGATAG ACTTGGGAGGTCCAGTGTAGGATATGGTGGTAGCCGAAGTTCCATGTCCAGTCAAGATTCCCATGGGCTTTATGGTGGCCGCCAGGCCATGGGATATGGTGGAG GCTCCTATAGTGGTAGTGATGTTAGTGGGATGTACTCATCAGGCTTTAGTGGTGATTACATGCCTCGTGGTAGTGAC GTTGGTGGAAGCTCATATTCTTCACTCTATTCTGGTCGTGGCATGGGTGGTAGTAGTTATATGGGAAGTGGTGGTTCTGGATCTTACTATTGA
- the LOC140036913 gene encoding uncharacterized protein At1g28695-like isoform X2, with protein MHHICTYLNNMDFSKKSINNLVLISVVFTGLLFIFTWNPTALKSAIFSFQKHSTSQSNPNVTMIRDELEAALSNAAMATDKTVIITIVNKAYVEPHNDQYPTMLDLFLEGFWVGEETRSLLDHLLVVAMDQTAYDRCSFRRLNCYRLLTDGVDFTEEKLYMSQDFIKMMWTRTRFLLDVLKRGYNFIFTDTDVIWLRNPFPRLRFNGTDDLQISTDEFNGNPRSQKNPINTGFYHIRANNKTITLFQIWYATRLNSTGLKEQDVLGNLIYKGVAAELGLNLRFLDTLYFSGFCRDSKDVRSVVTVHANCCRSISAKVADLTAVLKDWKRFKQSKLGASTAKRIAAQNTTNAVFKFKWSNHIACFKSWRKPSAN; from the exons ATGCATCATATATGCACATACTTAAACAACATGGACTTCTCCAAGAAGTCCATCAACAATCTTGTACTTATTTCTGTTGTCTTTACGGGCTTGCTTTTCATTTTTACCTGGAATCCGACGGCCTTAAAATCAGCAATCTTTTCTTTCCAGAAACACTCAACCTCACAATCAAAC CCAAATGTTACAATGATAAGAGATGAACTTGAAGCAGCTCTAAGCAATGCTGCCATGGCCACGGACAAGACCGTGATCATTACCATAGTAAACAAAGCCTATGTCGAGCCCCACAACGACCAATATCCAACTATGTTGGATCTTTTTCTTGAAGGTTTCTGGGTTGGAGAAGAGACGAGATCGTTGCTTGATCATTTGTTAGTAGTGGCAATGGATCAGACGGCCTATGATCGGTGTTCGTTTCGGCGGTTGAATTGTTACAGGTTGCTGACGGACGGCGTTGATTTCACGGAAGAAAAGCTCTATATGTCGCAGGATTTCATCAAGATGATGTGGACAAGAACCCGTtttcttcttgatgttcttaAGCGGGGGTACAACTTCATATTCACA GATACAGATGTAATATGGCTAAGGAATCCATTTCCAAGATTAAGATTCAACGGAACTGATGACTTACAAATTAGCACGGACGAATTCAATGGCAATCCCAGGTCCCAAAAGAATCCGATCAACACGGGCTTCTACCATATCAGAGCAAACAACAAGACCATAACACTATTCCAAATTTGGTACGCCACAAGACTCAATTCCACAGGATTGAAGGAGCAGGATGTTTTGGGAAACTTGATATATAAAGGAGTGGCTGCAGAATTAGGCCTTAATCTCAGGTTTTTGGACACCCTCTATTTTAGTGGCTTTTGCCGGGATAGCAAAGACGTTAGATCGGTGGTTACTGTCCACGCTAATTGCTGCAGAAGTATAAGTGCTAAGGTGGCTGATTTGACTGCAGTGCTAAAAGATTGGAAGAGATTCAAGCAGTCTAAACTCGGTGCTAGCACTGCTAAGCGGATCGCAGCCCAAAATACAACAAATGCTGTGTTCAagttcaaatggtccaaccaCATTGCTTGTTTCAAGTCTTGGAGGAAGCCTAGTGCAAATTAG
- the LOC140036913 gene encoding uncharacterized protein At1g28695-like isoform X1: MHHICTYLNNMDFSKKSINNLVLISVVFTGLLFIFTWNPTALKSAIFSFQKHSTSQSNVPNVTMIRDELEAALSNAAMATDKTVIITIVNKAYVEPHNDQYPTMLDLFLEGFWVGEETRSLLDHLLVVAMDQTAYDRCSFRRLNCYRLLTDGVDFTEEKLYMSQDFIKMMWTRTRFLLDVLKRGYNFIFTDTDVIWLRNPFPRLRFNGTDDLQISTDEFNGNPRSQKNPINTGFYHIRANNKTITLFQIWYATRLNSTGLKEQDVLGNLIYKGVAAELGLNLRFLDTLYFSGFCRDSKDVRSVVTVHANCCRSISAKVADLTAVLKDWKRFKQSKLGASTAKRIAAQNTTNAVFKFKWSNHIACFKSWRKPSAN, from the exons ATGCATCATATATGCACATACTTAAACAACATGGACTTCTCCAAGAAGTCCATCAACAATCTTGTACTTATTTCTGTTGTCTTTACGGGCTTGCTTTTCATTTTTACCTGGAATCCGACGGCCTTAAAATCAGCAATCTTTTCTTTCCAGAAACACTCAACCTCACAATCAAACGTC CCAAATGTTACAATGATAAGAGATGAACTTGAAGCAGCTCTAAGCAATGCTGCCATGGCCACGGACAAGACCGTGATCATTACCATAGTAAACAAAGCCTATGTCGAGCCCCACAACGACCAATATCCAACTATGTTGGATCTTTTTCTTGAAGGTTTCTGGGTTGGAGAAGAGACGAGATCGTTGCTTGATCATTTGTTAGTAGTGGCAATGGATCAGACGGCCTATGATCGGTGTTCGTTTCGGCGGTTGAATTGTTACAGGTTGCTGACGGACGGCGTTGATTTCACGGAAGAAAAGCTCTATATGTCGCAGGATTTCATCAAGATGATGTGGACAAGAACCCGTtttcttcttgatgttcttaAGCGGGGGTACAACTTCATATTCACA GATACAGATGTAATATGGCTAAGGAATCCATTTCCAAGATTAAGATTCAACGGAACTGATGACTTACAAATTAGCACGGACGAATTCAATGGCAATCCCAGGTCCCAAAAGAATCCGATCAACACGGGCTTCTACCATATCAGAGCAAACAACAAGACCATAACACTATTCCAAATTTGGTACGCCACAAGACTCAATTCCACAGGATTGAAGGAGCAGGATGTTTTGGGAAACTTGATATATAAAGGAGTGGCTGCAGAATTAGGCCTTAATCTCAGGTTTTTGGACACCCTCTATTTTAGTGGCTTTTGCCGGGATAGCAAAGACGTTAGATCGGTGGTTACTGTCCACGCTAATTGCTGCAGAAGTATAAGTGCTAAGGTGGCTGATTTGACTGCAGTGCTAAAAGATTGGAAGAGATTCAAGCAGTCTAAACTCGGTGCTAGCACTGCTAAGCGGATCGCAGCCCAAAATACAACAAATGCTGTGTTCAagttcaaatggtccaaccaCATTGCTTGTTTCAAGTCTTGGAGGAAGCCTAGTGCAAATTAG